AAGACAAAAACCCGAAAGAACCGGACAAGTGTGCCCAATGCCATCTTTTAAAAGAGGTTAAAGAGAACGCACCCCCCGCAAAGGACGCATTCCACAAGAACTGCCAGACCTGTCACAAAGAAAGCGCGGCAAAAGGGATCAATGCGCCGACGAAATGTGCAGAGTGTCACAAAAAGTAAGCCGGGGGCCAACTGACAGACCATAAAAAGAGCTTAGTCGAAGAAATATATGATTTTATCGCTTCGTTGCGATTTGCCATACTCATTCTTTCCCTTATCGCCCTTGCTTCTATCTTCGGAACAGTTATAAAGCAGGGCGCAGCCCCGGAGGAATATCTCACTATTTATTCGGAAAGCGCTTACAGGATCATCAGTTTCCTTGGGCTTGACGATGCATACCACGCCCCGTGGTTTATTGCGCTTATCAGCCTCTTCGCAATGAGCCTTGTCTTCTGCACCCTTCGCAGGCTGGTCCTTTTCATGAAGGAGAAAAAGGCAATCAGGCTACCCGGCGAGGATAGGCTGTCAA
This genomic interval from Syntrophorhabdaceae bacterium contains the following:
- a CDS encoding cytochrome c biogenesis protein ResB yields the protein MRFAILILSLIALASIFGTVIKQGAAPEEYLTIYSESAYRIISFLGLDDAYHAPWFIALISLFAMSLVFCTLRRLVLFMKEKKAIRLPGEDRLS